A single genomic interval of Flavobacteriales bacterium harbors:
- a CDS encoding 3-oxoacyl-ACP synthase — MVRAVITGVAGYVPEKVMSNKDLEKLVDTSDDWIKARTGIEERRVLEEGGTSIIGKHAVRELCEKTGTDPKEIDLL, encoded by the coding sequence GAGCTGTTATTACTGGTGTTGCTGGATATGTACCTGAAAAGGTAATGTCTAACAAAGACCTCGAAAAGCTAGTGGATACATCCGACGATTGGATCAAAGCACGAACTGGAATTGAAGAAAGAAGGGTATTAGAAGAAGGTGGAACATCTATAATCGGTAAGCACGCTGTTCGTGAACTATGCGAAAAAACTGGTACCGACCCAAAAGAAATCGATTTGCTT